The following are encoded in a window of Paenibacillus polymyxa genomic DNA:
- a CDS encoding glycosyl hydrolase 115 family protein → MKACEPLTISSESGYNLQTDESVPIAHAWNMIARDHKQVFGREPLLTEVEPSIIIRYAQEGDSCPHWPEGYCLRFVAGSKGTVLHIIGRDELGIIYGLLHYSRFALGVEPFWFWAEILPPKRDTIVMPSQNVDSIPSKIRYRGWFVNDEVCLIGWKDDYPPTEQVWQPVFEALLRCGGNMVIPGTDLPRTGIHHKLAADMGLWITHHHAEPLGAEMFLRAFPGKQASYREHPELFEQLWQEAIERQKEEKIVWVLSFRGQGDKPFWEDDPSFNTPDKRGQLISYVVRKQYNMICEFVEHPVCCMAMYGEIAELYKQGHIEVPEGVIKIWADNGYGKMVSRRHGNLNYRVPALPEAQDGGKNGVYYHVTFHDLQASNHLTQFPSSASLIVEELTAAFTSGADEYLLVNSGNILPHVYTLDLVANLWTKGEVDAEDQLTDFIGRLYSSQLQEISQLYRDYSRCTIVYGPHKDDRAGEEFYHHPARQIMGDWLQGKESSDERLYWATGERPFSEQVRWFKEKAESVIPDWVELRERCLRIMKQLSEDECRRLYNQLLVQIELHLSGSRGLASLCSAYGLFLEKDYPRAFIQASHTVWSYRMGKEALSLAGTGRWEHFYRADWLTNLDNTISHADTVRRFLRLQGDSPDMFLWSKQYLMPETEKYIYLENTHRKPLPDDELARSLEKVLY, encoded by the coding sequence ATGAAAGCCTGTGAACCTCTGACTATTTCATCTGAAAGCGGATACAATCTTCAAACTGATGAAAGTGTGCCCATTGCCCACGCTTGGAACATGATTGCGCGAGATCATAAGCAAGTGTTTGGCCGCGAGCCATTGCTAACAGAAGTAGAGCCCTCGATCATTATCCGTTATGCGCAGGAAGGAGATAGCTGTCCGCATTGGCCAGAGGGCTATTGTCTGCGTTTTGTTGCTGGTAGCAAGGGAACGGTACTCCATATTATTGGCCGTGATGAATTAGGAATTATTTATGGACTGCTTCATTACAGCCGTTTCGCTCTGGGTGTGGAGCCGTTCTGGTTCTGGGCGGAGATTCTACCGCCTAAGCGGGATACCATAGTAATGCCGAGTCAGAATGTTGACAGTATACCGTCCAAGATCCGGTATCGGGGGTGGTTTGTCAATGATGAGGTATGCTTGATTGGCTGGAAGGATGATTATCCACCGACGGAGCAGGTGTGGCAGCCCGTTTTTGAAGCGTTACTGCGCTGTGGTGGAAATATGGTGATTCCCGGAACCGATTTACCACGCACAGGTATCCATCATAAGCTTGCAGCAGACATGGGCTTATGGATCACACATCATCATGCTGAACCGTTGGGGGCGGAGATGTTTTTGCGCGCCTTTCCGGGTAAACAAGCTAGCTACAGAGAGCATCCCGAGTTGTTTGAACAGCTGTGGCAGGAAGCGATTGAACGGCAAAAGGAAGAGAAGATTGTATGGGTATTATCTTTTCGCGGGCAGGGTGACAAGCCTTTTTGGGAAGATGATCCTTCCTTTAATACGCCGGACAAACGTGGACAATTAATCTCATATGTGGTTCGCAAGCAGTACAATATGATCTGTGAATTTGTGGAGCATCCCGTGTGCTGCATGGCGATGTATGGTGAGATTGCCGAGTTATACAAGCAGGGGCATATTGAAGTACCCGAAGGGGTGATCAAAATATGGGCGGACAATGGTTACGGTAAAATGGTATCTCGGCGCCATGGGAATCTTAATTATCGTGTACCAGCATTGCCTGAGGCGCAGGATGGGGGCAAGAATGGAGTATATTACCATGTGACCTTCCACGACTTGCAAGCGTCGAACCATCTTACCCAATTTCCCTCCTCAGCCAGCTTGATTGTAGAGGAATTAACAGCAGCGTTTACTTCAGGGGCGGACGAGTACCTGCTGGTCAATTCAGGTAATATTTTGCCACATGTATATACGCTGGATTTAGTAGCAAATTTATGGACGAAGGGTGAAGTGGATGCTGAAGATCAGCTTACTGATTTTATCGGGCGGCTGTACAGTAGTCAGCTTCAAGAGATTTCCCAATTATACCGGGATTATTCCCGCTGCACTATCGTTTATGGCCCGCACAAGGATGATCGAGCAGGGGAGGAATTCTATCACCATCCAGCTCGGCAAATTATGGGGGATTGGCTACAAGGCAAAGAAAGCAGTGATGAACGGCTGTACTGGGCTACTGGAGAAAGGCCTTTTTCTGAACAGGTTCGCTGGTTCAAGGAAAAAGCTGAGTCGGTAATCCCGGACTGGGTTGAACTGCGAGAGCGGTGTCTACGAATCATGAAGCAGTTGTCAGAAGATGAATGTCGAAGGCTGTATAATCAACTGCTTGTGCAGATTGAACTGCATCTAAGTGGCTCACGTGGACTGGCAAGCTTATGTAGCGCTTATGGGCTGTTCCTTGAAAAAGATTATCCACGAGCATTTATACAAGCTTCTCATACCGTTTGGAGCTACCGAATGGGTAAAGAAGCTTTATCGCTCGCAGGAACTGGAAGATGGGAGCATTTCTACCGGGCAGATTGGTTAACCAATCTAGATAACACTATCTCTCATGCGGACACTGTGCGGAGATTTCTTCGTCTTCAGGGAGACAGTCCGGATATGTTCCTGTGGTCCAAACAATATTTAATGCCAGAAACAGAGAAATATATCTACCTAGAGAATACGCATCGCAAGCCCCTTCCCGATGATGAGTTGGCACGCAGTCTGGAGAAGGTATTATATTAA